A single Lolium perenne isolate Kyuss_39 chromosome 6, Kyuss_2.0, whole genome shotgun sequence DNA region contains:
- the LOC127320975 gene encoding calmodulin-binding receptor kinase CaMRLK, protein MPYRRRVRSLLSLLLQVIVAASATASSLYNRSSNCTRLLPDAEIVRNAFLHVGNFPLPRRSACHPVRRLRFPSSNLTGVLRWEELANLSSLLTLDLSGNSLQRDIHAAFWRAPSLRAVDVSGNRLGGALRFEPSARLTSLNVAGNRFISVDGVDMLAALENLDLSGNIIAAVPEGLLRLTRIRRLDLSGNMMAGLFPDDFPPLDGIDFLNISHNRFSGKVDAHTVRKFGLSAFSQAGNASLFIEETEPAPALTPPTSGRKKHRRGVLIVVVVCTVVAVAALVIFAGCVACGFRRRKKDKDGKTVSWAEEEVVVGAVKVAATAPVVVLERPLMDLTLADLAAATSGFGRESQLADVGGRSGAAYRAVLPGDLDVVVRVVEGGVSGVEEDDDAAATAAGFRELARLRHPNILPLLGYCIAGKEKLLLYEYMEKGDLHRWLHELPTGSMVDAQETSIDTSDIKEDSQSVCDWPARHRMILGIARGLAFLHQGWAGSGRPIVHGHLVPTNILLGDDLEPRISDFMHQVGGGNETPESDVYSFGVLVFELVTGQSKWDEATVAWARGVIRNKKGENIVDAMLREVDAGAAGQEVKREAVECLQVGFLCTAPSPQKRPMMQQVVGVLKDIRPAPAD, encoded by the exons ATGCCGTACCGCCGGCGAGTTCGCTCCCTCCTATCACTGCTTCTGCAGGTAATAGTAGCTGCCTCGGCGACGGCGTCATCGCTCTACAACCGCTCATCGAACTGCACCCGACTACTCCCGGACGCAGAAATCGTCCGCAATGCGTTCCTGCACGTCGGgaacttccccctgccgcgccggTCGGCATGCCACCCGGTCCGGAGGCTCCGCTTCCCGTCGAGCAACCTCACGGGCGTTCTGCGGTGGGAGGAGCTCGCCAACCTTTCCAGCCTCCTAACGCTCGACCTGTCCGGCAACTCCCTCCAGCGCGATATCCACGCCGCGTTCTGGCGTGCGCCCTCGCTCCGTGCCGTCGATGTCTCCGGGAACCGGCTCGGCGGCGCACTCCGGTTCGAGCCGAGTGCGCGTCTGACGTCGCTGAATGTCGCCGGCAACCGCTTCATCTCCGTCGACGGCGTGGACATGCTCGCCGCCCTGGAAAATCTTGACTTGTCCGGAAACATCATCGCCGCGGTGCCGGAAGGCTTGCTGCGCCTAACACGGATTCGGCGGCTTGACTTGTCCGGGAACATGATGGCCGGGTTGTTCCCCGACGACTTCCCGCCGCTTGACGGCATCGACTTCTTGAATATCTCGCACAACAGGTTCTCCGGCAAAGTCGACGCCCACACCGTCCGGAAGTTTGGCCTCTCTGCCTTTTCCCAAGCCGGCAACGCGTCTCTGTTTATTGAGGAGACTGAGCCAGCGCCGGCGCTGACACCGCCAACCAGTGGCCGAAAGAAGCACAGGCGTGGGGTTCTCATCGTCGTCGTTGTCTGCACGGTGGTGGCCGTGGCCGCTCTGGTGATCTTTGCAGGGTGCGTCGCGTGTGGCTTCAGGCGTCGGAAGAAGGATAAAGACGGGAAGACGGTCTCGTGGGCAGAGGAGGAGGTAGTGGTCGGGGCAGTGAAGGTGGCGGCCACGGCTCCAGTGGTTGTGCTCGAGCGGCCGCTGATGGATCTCACACTTGCCGACCTGGCCGCGGCCACCTCGGGTTTCGGCCGCGAGTCACAGCTCGCCGATGTCGGCGGCCGCAGCGGCGCCGCGTACCGCGCCGTGCTCCCTGGAGATCTGGACGTGGTCGTGCGCGTCGTGGAGGGTGGAGTGTCAGGGGTCGAGGAGGATGACGATGCTGCCGCCACGGCCGCTGGATTCCGGGAGCTTGCACGGCTGAGACACCCCAACATTCTTCCGCTCCTTGGCTACTGCATCGCAG GAAAGGAGAAGCTCCTCCTATACGAGTACATGGAGAAGGGCGACCTCCATCGTTGGCTCCACGAGCTTCCAACCGGCAGCATGGTCGACGCCCAAGAAACAAGCATCGACACATCGGACATCAAGGAGGATAGCCAATCCGTATGCGACTGGCCCGCTCGGCATCGCATGATACTCGGTATCGCTCGAGGGCTCGCGTTCCTGCACCAAGGGTGGGCGGGCTCAGGGCGGCCCATCGTGCACGGCCATCTGGTCCCCACCAACATACTCCTCGGCGATGACCTAGAGCCAAGGATCTCCGATTTCATGCATCAGGTTGGCGGCGGCAACGAGACACCGGAGAGCGATGTATACAGCTTCGGCGTTTTGGTGTTCGAGCTCGTGACAGGGCAGTCCAAGTGGGATGAGGCGACGGTGGCCTGGGCGCGTGGGGTGATACGGAACAAGAAAGGAGAAAACATCGTGGATGCTATGCTAAGAGAAGTGGATGCCGGCGCCGCTGGGCAGGAGGTGAAGAGGGAGGCGGTGGAGTGCCTGCAGGTGGGGTTCCTCTGCACAGCTCCGTCGCCGCAGAAGAGGCCCATGATGCAGCAGGTAGTGGGGGTGCTAAAGGACATCAGGCCGGCGCCTGCCGACTAG